The nucleotide window ATGAAGAACAGACCATTTCTGAGGAAAGGCTTCTAAATGGCAGGGAAGAGGTCGGGTGGTGAGGCTGGGAGCAACCCTATTAAGTCATGATTGAATCCTCCTGGTCCACACATCTCTCCTCAGGACAGCGAGGAGCCCCCAGCTCTGCCCCCTAGGACCCCAGAAGGCCTCCAGCTGGTGGAAGAACCGGTGTATGAAGCAGCGCCTGAGCAGGAGCCTGAGAACGACTATGAGGATGTTGGGGAGCTAGATCGGCAGGAGGAGGATGCAGAGGGAGACTATGAGGATGTCCTGGAGCCTGAGAATACCCCTTCTCTGTCCTACCAGGCTGGTGAGTGGGGTGAATGGGCAGGGCAAAGCAGCTCCCAAATGTGGTCAGTTTCTGGGCATCAGGGATAGAGGAGgaatctctcctctcctcccaacagGATCACGTCTGTTCGCCTCCTCCATATCGACATTTCTATTTCTCATTATTCAGGATCATCAGCCGGGGCTGGTGGGGCAGGGACCTCTGCGGTAGCCCTGTATGATTACCAAGGAGGTAAGTTTGAAGTCACCTGAAGGGCCTGGTACACCTGTGGCCTCTGATACATAGGAAAAGGGGGTGGGTTCTGAGGGTCAAGAAAGGGCCCCAAAGACTGGGCCTGTTTCCTTCCCTAAGGCTTAGAGTTGGCACAGGCAGGGACAGAGGGGTTCCTGACTAACCATCCTAATGTctcaccttcctcctccccagaggGAAGTGATGAGCTTTCCTTTGATCCGGATGACGTCATCACTGACATTGAGATGGTGGATGAAGGCTGGTGGCGGGGCCGTTGCCATGGCCACTTTGGACTCTTTCCTGCAAACTACGTCAAGCTCCTCTAGTGACCAGCCCCATTGTCTTTTGCTACTCTGATTCCTCATGTTCAAAGTGGCGCGGCCTCCCTCTACCCACTCCACAGTACCTGCTGCAAGGACCTAATGGAACGTCATGGGCGCCTGAGGTTCAGACAGACCTCCCTCTCTTGCTTCATTAAGAGCTTTAGGCAGAGCCAGCACGAGGCAGGGGCCTTCCCTCTGTGTCCACTCTTCCCTGGAGTAGCTCACGGAATCATCTTGTGGTCCTGCCTCCTTCACCAACACcccactctgctcttcctccctcctgagtgctggtctAGAGGGAAGCCTAGGCTGCCTGATTTACCTGGTTgtgctttttgcttgtttttcttccctTAAGAGACAAATTGGAACTGTCCTTTTGCTTAGTCCTAAATCTGAAAATAAAGTGAGAATATGGCTTAGCTTTGTACTGGGGTTAAGTGGTGCCTTTAGTGTGCGCCTCTCTGGCCCCGACTTTCTATCCCCCTGCCAGATGCACCCGGAAGACTCCCTCTAGCCTGGTGGTTAGGATGTGGTGCTCTTAGCACTGCCCAAACCCTGAGCCTTAGGGGTCAGGAGCTAGGCCTTTTTATTTGGACATACCTTAGCCCCTGTCCAAGACAGACAAGCCtgatgtcttagttaaggtttctactgctgtgataaaatccatgaccaagccgggcagtggtggcgcacgcctttagtcccagcactcgggaggcagagccaggcggatctctgtgagttcgaggccagcctgggctaccaagtaagctccaggaaaggcgcaaagctacacagagaaaccctgtctcgaaaaaccaaaaaaaaaaaaaaatccatgaccaaaagcaacttggggaggaaagggtttatttcagtctaCAATTCTcaagtcacactccatcactgggggaagtcaggacaagaactcagagCAAGAACCTAGAGGAGAAGCAAGAACTGAAGGAGAAGCCAgtgaggggtgctgcttactggcttgctccctgtgttttgctcagcctgctctcttatacacccagaaccacctgcccaggggtggtaccgcccacagtgggtgggACCCTGctcacatcaaccactaattaagaaaataagtcctacagacttgcctgtggaggaatctgatggaggcatgttCTTAATTAAGATTACTTTCCAAATATGTcttggtttgtgtcaagttgacaaaaaaaaaaaaaaaaaaaaaaaaaaaaaaaaaaaaaaaaaaaaaaaaaaaaaaaccagcacacCCAGTGGCAGCAATATGGAATAACAGGGTCAGGTGACATCCAGATTAAGGTAGTTCAACCTCTATCAGTTTGAGCAGTTGTATGAAGTTAGCTTCCTTCCTGGGAAAACCACCAGACTTTTTCAGcatatagtggtgtgtgtgtgtgtgtgtgtgtgtgtgtgtgtgtgtgtgtgtgtgtgtgtatgtacaggtgcACTTGTGGGCTCAGgtatacacatttgtgtgtgttggcTAGAGGGCCACGCTGACTGTTAATCCTCAGGAATAGAATCCACCTCTTTCTGAGAAGAATTTCTCTTTGATTTGGAGCTCACCACTTAGGCTAGATTCTACccgccagggagccccaggggtgagcctcctgtctctgcctcctcagcactaagATTAGCAGCAAAAGCCACCCCCGTGTGGCATCTgaatgggttctggagatcaaactcgggTTCTCGCGCTTGGTAAGCAAGCACTTGGCTAACTGGGTCATCTCCCCTAGCACCTGGCCCATGGTGGATTCTTGAGGAAGCAGCAGAGATTAGAGGGTTGGAAGTAGGAAGGGAAGGTGGCCAAAAAGAAAAGACGGACACCAAAAGAGAACAAAGTCACGTGAGCTGAAGAGTGACGGGGCCTCAGGAAGGCTCGGACCCCCTGATACCAAGACAATTGGAGCCCATGTCCAGGAAAGAGCAGATGGAGAAAGTTCATGAAGCCTCCGTGCAGTCCAGAGCTAGATCAGGTACGAAGAGATGAGGACACCCAGGCAGCCACGATGAGCAAAAAGTGACTCCCCAAGCCCGATACTGGGATGAGGGAGGCCAATGCTTAACCCAGCCCCAGCAAAAATAGAGATGCCCATTTTTTTTagaatgggaattttttttcttagaaaaatagaGATCCTGGAGTACAATCCAAATAAAAGTCAGGGATTGAAATAGGTCATCTTTGGCTGATAAGATATAGAAGGTGAAGCTGTTAGCAGTATTGACATTGGTTTCAGCTGCCAAAAAATGGAGAAGGCATTGGCATGGAGGAGCTGCAAGTAATGGCTGAGGCCACAGTAGCCCCAGGGCCTCAGGGAGGGAGCCCCACCTTTCTAGAACTCTACACACTCCATACTTTCCTTTGGCCTCTCTTCAAGACAAACACTGCTGGATTTTAATGATGACCTTTACACTTGGCAGTGAATCTGTCTCTGGACCTACCTCACAAGACTTACCCACTCAGCCtttctgtagcaggctttttcttttgggccacaaaccagctcccaaatcatgacatggagacttattagttataaattcttggccttagcttatgatcgtttctgacttttttctttaatttaaactaacctgtttctcttcctctgttttgcctcagggttttttacctttctttctgtatgtcttactttatggttgtctctgtgtctgtctggctggtggctgcttGGCTTCTGACCCCAGGcatggtcctttctttctctttgttctttctttcctaaagCCTGGAttcctcctatttattcatttgtcccccagccctgcctatccttttctgcctacctattggctgttcagctttttattagactaatcaggtgctttaggcaggcaaggtgaaacagcaacacatcttttcataattgaacaaatgcaacataaacgaatgtaacacacctttacacagttgaATATtcctcagcataaacaaatgcaacacatttttacatagttaaatttCCACACCACCTTTTAGAGTGCAAAGCAACTTTTATTTCCCATTAGAGGCACGCTGGGGTTGCTGATGCAGAGATAAGTCAGCATAGATACATAAAGCTGTGTTCTCCATTTCAGTTGAATTTGGCATCACACACACGTTAGACTTGTACAACGTTGTTGCTTTAAACCTACCTTGCTTCCCATTTGACCCTTCCTAGTAAGGCAAGCTTCCTTCTCAAGTCCCTAAGCTGCTGAGGTCAGATGCAGCTCAGTTCTATATCCTTCCCGCTCCACATTCAGCGGCTTTCCACCTCTAGGTTGCCTTTCCTGAGGGTGATGGTCATCAAAGCGCCCCGCTCATGGGTGGCTTCCTGTTTAGGCTCTGTGCTTGCAATACAtccatcctcatcctcctcatctgcTGCTTAAActgaagccacatggcaatgccTTGCTTCTGTCACAGGGGACCCACTGCTCATACTGTTCTCTGCAGTTTCCTCCATCCAATCATTCACCAAGCCCAGGGCCTCTGAGAAGGTCCCTTTCGCCATGGCTGCCCTCCCACAATGTGAGCGTATCTCCAGGGACCAGGGAATACCACAGGGGAAACCTTGGTTTCCTTTAACATAAACAATGAGTTCCCTTATAAAATGTTTGAAGATGTCAATCATCTCAGGGTTGCTCTGAGATGGGAATTGATGGAGGAAAGTGTGACTAAGTAGCCACACCCCAAtcaggtgggggggggcgggggggggtctCCTCGGCCAGGTTGCCCCCAGCAGTGCGGCTTATGGAGGCAGAGCCCTGTggcttccctgtctctctgcagCTCCTGGCCCATGTAACTAGAGTCCTGGGATTGCTTCTGTGGTCtgtagttttctctttctctaataAGAAACCCTGAGAGGGCTTTGAGAACTCCATTCCACTGGGGGAAGAAGTCAGAACTGAGGCCTGAAGAACTCACTTTCTTTCAGCCTATGTCATTGTTTAGCTTTTTTAAGTTATTCCTCTTCACTGAACAAAATCTTAGAGAACACTCTAGATACAGTTTTAGAAAAtgacaagtcacacacacacatacaaacagcgTGGTGAAATACAAACCAAGCTGTAAAGATGGGGTATCATAACATGGTGTTAACAATAGTGTGAGAGGAAGATGTGAAAAGTGAGCATGCTTTCAGTCAGGGCTCGCTCTGCTGCCTTCCAGACGCCGTGCAGAGGCACCAGCTTCTTCATCCGCACCATCTTCTTCTTCTGCACCAGCTTCTTCATCCGCACCAGCTTCTTCGTCTGCACCAGCTTCTTCATCCATACCAGCTTCTTCATCCGCACCAGCTTCTTCATCCATACCAGCTTCTTCGTCCGCACCAGCTTCTTCATCCTCACCAGCTTCTTCGTCCGCACCAGCTTCTTCATCCACCCCAGCTTCTTTGTCCACACCAGCTTCTTCGTCTGCACCAGCTGGGAACCGTGGTCAGAGAGGCGGATGCCCAGACAAGCAGCTCACAGATTGGCAAGACTCCTTCATGATTTGAATTCTTAGCTGGCTGGTTCCCAGTGATGCCTGCCTCcctttccttgtttttcattAGCATGAGAACTTCTAAGATTGCTGAGAAATGGCGCCAAATAAGGGAAGAGTAACTTAATCTAAGATAAATTACTTTCCTGGTTTCAGGTATCCCCAaagaggccagggagggaggaTATATTCTTACACTGGTGGCCCAAAACCATATTGGGGAGATCAGCTCCATCTGGTTCTCAATTTAGCATCATCACATGTTTAAAAGCCATTTTTGTAAACAAGTAAGAGTCGCGTTGAATTATGGCCACTGAATAGCTCTGTGAGATCTGATTTGTCACACTAAAAGGGGAGCACATCCTAGCTTGGTGTTGCTGGTGTAACCACCTTCaggacagtggctctcaaccagGAGCTGCTTTGTTCCTGGAGATCTTTGACCTTTCCTTCACTTTTAAGGACTTACTTTCTTTGTGTTGCCAAGACTCTACACAACGGACTGTTTGGCTTTGGCCTTGAAACTGCTATGCTTACCCAGTGTGGTCCGTTCTGTTGGGTTGTGTTGGAAGCATCTGGGCTTTGATGCTGTAGGGGGGCTAAAAGAGCCCTTAACTGTCAGGGAAGACCACGCTCTAGAACCTTCCAAACGAGTTCCCTCCACCTGGGATACCCAGGGAGGTCACTGTACCTTAGACTCTATCTCTGCAGTGCCTGCTCCAAAAACTTGCAGGTGGTTTGTAAACTAGATAGCTCAGTGTAGAATCACTAGTCTATGCTAGTTACAGAATTTCCTGGTTCTCTTAGTTGACCTAAGGACTTgggttcatttttttcaaatggcCTTAAGTTACTTATTTTCTCCCAGACCAATCTATTTTaggaaatgaaaagaggaaagaacTAAGATAAGGCAAAAATGTGGCACTATCTTACAAGCCATAGCTCAGAAAAAGAGTGTCCTAGGGTAGTTGCTGAGGCCTGAAGGACTTCACACATTCTCAGACCCAGTGAAGCAGATATGAGGGGTGTCGTGTCCTCAAACCGTACTGTCCTAATTTCACTAACCCTGAGAAGCCAGGAGCAGGGCTGTGCAAATATTTAGGTGTGTCTACCCCGTGGTCGGGCCCTAAACGTGGACACCAAGCTCTCCCGGGCCTGCTCTTGGGGCTGACACATGCTGGTCAAACGAATTGGTTCAGTCTTATGCTCCACGATGTTGAAAGGACAGGCTTTCAGGTGTTCAGACATGGAGGTGACTTCATTAAACTCCCAGCTCTTGATTTTGGAGAAGAGGCTGCTGAACTGCCAGATCTGCCAGGAAAGAGAAGCTCAAAGGTGAACACGGGCAGTGAGCACTGAGCGCTTCCAGGCTGAATGGGTCTGAGCAGTGCGTGAGATGGCTGGCCCTGTTCCTCTGTGGTCAGCTTCCACGGTGCTCAGTGGCTGCCTGGACATTCATTATTTCCTTTCCCTGCGTCTAATGCCTAGCACCTGGCTAATTAATCACCTTCACAGCCAGCCTTATAGTTGTTTGGCGTGCCTGATGCCAATCAACACTTGATACACACCTTCCCTAGCACCCTATGAGCAACAAAAATTATGTCTAGACACAGTTCAAATGGTGATGATTAGCACTCGTGGGGTTCTGCTCTGGAACTTTTGACATCAAAAGCAGATTCTctttttcctctgtatttggacTAGGAGAAGGCTGGGGTCCGAGGAGCCCCCCGCAGCTCCCAGGGACACTGAGGAAGATCTCCCTTAGAATACAGCCAATATTGTAGAAGCGAGGCTAGGAACAAAAGTCATTTTTTGAGCTGCCAGAGTAAACCTTACCTGAAGCTgttgcctttgtttttttttttttaattatatcgGTTAATAAgtttcttttatcatttatgcccctttatgtttgttttctaaaacttaaaattaaaaatagcctaACAAAGAAGGGTATTCTTAGAAATAAAGACCTCTATGAGTATGGTGCTCATTGATTTTCCACCTGGGATAGGGCCGCAGAGTCACCAGCTTTAAAGGGCTGAGggttagacagacagacagacgcccTTTCAGCCTGACTGCTCCACCATCATGTTCGATCATTGTCCCTGGGCAAGAAAAGTGTTCCTGAAATCTTAGAACTGTtatcattttttcttaaaaagcctTTAATATGTGTATCCTTTAGTCTCATATAAgttatttctccctttctgcAAGGAAATTAGCCTTTCCCACATGATATCTAAAAGTGGCCAGACATATTTGAATTTGGGACAAAATTGAACCAAAAAATAATGAGGTTTTTTTAGTATGTAAATTACATTATTGACATCTGATTTTATAGAGAAAGATATGTTCTGGTCTTAGATGAATGTTTATCACTAATGTGGGTTGGTGGCAATTGGTCTTTAATATGTGAATGTGggcatagataaataaaaatggtcttataattatttttttatgaagaCTGTTTAAGGAATAATTAAGGGAAAATATACAGAATACTttgaacataataaaaataaatgcaaacaacTCTAATTCCTCCAGACCAGTTTGAGAACATCCACGTATTATGGGCAAACACAGCGGTGGTGTGAGTGATCTAAGTAGACATCATCTATTCAGGGTTCATGTTATCAACACATTTGCTATGAGAAAAGATATCACAGACACTTTGACTACAATGAATTAGGAGTTTAACTTCTGGGGAAGTTGTAATTCGGTGAAGATGGACTCACTTGAGAAAAGGAACAAGGTTCTACAGAAGAAAAAGATTCTTTGATTTATATATTGCAGTGTTTCATATTAAACAAGCAATTCAGCCCTGGGAAATAAGCGCTCCAAACACAACTTCAAaataaaacctatttttaaaagtctgttgGCATGAGACTGAGAGGAATTTGTTTGTCTATTACACCAATCAGAGTCCAAGCAGGGAGCAAGTGGTACCCTCAaattgggtgggttttttttttggtggggggggggtatggtTTGCAAATCTGGGGGCAATATTCAGAGTTAGTAGCCTAAAGTTTCATGGAAAGGGGGAAACTGTTCACTCCACCCAGAACAAGTAGCTGTGTGGATCAAGTCACCTGGTGTAGTCACCTTCAGTGGAGGGACACAGCCACTTCATGGTGTCTTGAAGGTGAGGGGCGGGCATGCTGAGGAGATCGGATCCTTCAGCActtccccctcctgcctccttctcctgaAACAGTTGCTCTGGTTCAGCCTAACTAGGAGCtggagggggtgtgggggagcCAGCTGAGGCAAGCTGCAGAGATAAGTCTCTGGATGGAGACTAGAGAGAGCCCGTACAGAATGGGTGAGCACATGAAAGATATTCAAGGGGTCTAAGCGGGCATTGGCATCCACATTATACCGTCAAACATACACTTATAGTCTCTTTCCTGCTGGACTGAACTGCTTCAGTGAGTCTTACTTTCAGCAACTGTCCCAATGCCTGGTACAGCACTTGTCCCcaagagaacttttaaaaatattgaatgaatgaacacatgaatgaatgatgaatgagtgaaaaaaaaaaaccaaccaaacaagtgTTTACTTGCCTGACTGTGGACTTTCCAGGAGGTGCCTCCGTGAGAATATCTCTTCTTCTTCCACTGCAAGAGGACCATCCCTCTCTCTTGCAACAAAGTGGCACAGATGTTCCTCATCAGCACCGACACCTGGGAGAGCTGGGCTAGGCTGATGCTGTCCAGAAACCCAGCAATGTATTGCAAAACCTCCAGCGGCAGGCTGGTTAGGGAATTCAGGCTTTTTCTACCATGGCCTGAGAGCGGGTCGCTCTTCCACCCCTCACTCAGCTCCGGAGCCACCTCTGGCTTGATGGCAAAGGTCTTCAGCTCCTGGCTATAGATCACTTTTGCTTTTTGTCCAGGGGGCCGGAAGTGGTTTTGGACAAATGTACATCCCAAGTAGGCGAGAGGGCATCGATGCTGGAACCAGCCATTGAGACACGACTGAATGTCCGTGTGGACGTTCTTGAAGTGCAGGGGAAATTCATCTCTCCGGAAGAATTTGTTGCAGGTGAAAGTGAAGGCTGAGCTGCTTTTATTGTGCCTCCGGGTCACGCACTCACTGTGGAGCTCCACGTGCAGCCCCCCAGGCTGGGCAGTGCCTAGGACATCAGCCAACACCGTCTCTGAGGAAAACTGCTCTGGCTCAAAGTTGTACGTTTGGGTGGCAAGGTCCATAAAGAGCCCGTCGATGCTCCTGGATTCAGAGATGACGTGGCCTTTGAGCTCTCTTTCCAAAGCACACTGGAGGGTGGTCTTGATGAGATCGGATTTGGGCAGGTCCTCCACACAGACGCCCAAATCGGAAGTGTCCACGGCCTTGTGCTCACTTGGCCTGCACCTCAACATGGCATCTCCCAGGCGGGCTCGCTTCCCGCAGTAGCTCACAGGAATTTTGAAGGTGTAAACCGTTTTCACTTCCTGAGCCTCGAGGTTGCCGTAAACAAAGTCTCTCTCCTTGGGCGTACAAGCAGGCATCTGCCCGAAGTGGATGAGCATGCGGCCATTGTGTACCAGATACATGTTGTAGTCTTTGGCATCTACGGCTGTTTTCAGTCTTTCCAGAACACCATCCTGCCAGGGGGCAAGTCCTGTCATCTCCATGGCAACAGGAAGATCCTGGGGCTTCCGGCTTTCCTGTGGTTCTCTCCCTCCGGGCGAGTCCTCTGCATCACGCGTGCTACCATCACCGGAACACTGCTCTTTCCCGGTCAAACCcttgtcttctctcttccccgAGGAACCCGTTAAAACCGAGGCCGAGTGCTCCTTGCTGAACATGCTTTCCCACTCGCCAAACTTGGCCAAGTCCATTCCTTCTTTGGTTTTTGCCAGGGCATCTCGTTCCTCCTGACTGAGTTCCATCACTGGCCCGTTGGCTGCTGGCAGACAACAGTGTGGTCCTGGCCTGGTCTCCACTCCTCCCACCGCGCCTCCAATCTCTTCCCAACTGGTGTCACCATTCATGGCTGGCTCCTCGGCGGCATCTCTGGTTTCTGGGAAAAGGTCTACCATTTTCAAGGACCGGAAGAGAATGTTCTGGTCCTGGAGGGCCAGGGCTGTGTCCAAACACTCCTCGTTGGGGGGCTCTTTCATGATGTTCTCATGAAGGACGGTTTCGGAGTCCACATTGGGCCAGCGGTTCCATTCCATGGAGCAGCAGACCACGCTGGCGGGGCACACCTGCAGATGCTTAGCCAGCTTGTGGCGGGCCATGGAGAGCGGGCAGCCATACTCGGAGTTGAGGCAGGGAACCTGCTCTAGAGGGCAGAGGAGCGCGTGCTCTGCCTCTTTGCACATGTGGAAGGTAGCGCCACAGAGCAGGTGGCAGCTTATCACCCGGCAGGAGACGCTGGGCTCCACTGGAACATGGCAGTGGCGGTTGATGCATCCCTCACAAtgcctgtgctgcccaggtggagGCCTGCGCACCCGGCCCTAGACACAGTAGGGACAAAGGCAGAAAAGACAGGTGAGTGCAGCGAGGGGGAACGGAATACACTCCTGAAGTGGGTTTTGATGCACTCACCTCCTGTCTCTTTAAGACTTCTGTAGCAACCTCTGAATGCAGAGATAATTGGGAACACATCAGTCCAGAACAGTCTTTGTAGCAGTTTATGCTGTGTAAGTGGTATGTTTAAAACTGATCCCAAAGACTGGGCTGTGACTCACTACATTTGACAACtgttattttcaaactatgtATTATGGGTGATTTGTATTGATAATAgtattgtcttagggttactgttgctgctgcgatgaaacatcatgactaaaagcaagttgtggaggaaaaggtttatttagcttatacttctacatcactaaaggaagtcaggacaggaactcaagcagggtaggaacctggagagaggagctgaggcagagaccatggaggggtgctgcttactggcttactcctcatggcttgctcagtctgctttgttatagaacccaggaccaccagcccagggatagcccTACcaacaatgagctgggccctcccccaccaatcgcta belongs to Peromyscus maniculatus bairdii isolate BWxNUB_F1_BW_parent chromosome 12, HU_Pman_BW_mat_3.1, whole genome shotgun sequence and includes:
- the Fbxo40 gene encoding F-box only protein 40 isoform X2, which encodes MCKEAEHALLCPLEQVPCLNSEYGCPLSMARHKLAKHLQVCPASVVCCSMEWNRWPNVDSETVLHENIMKEPPNEECLDTALALQDQNILFRSLKMVDLFPETRDAAEEPAMNGDTSWEEIGGAVGGVETRPGPHCCLPAANGPVMELSQEERDALAKTKEGMDLAKFGEWESMFSKEHSASVLTGSSGKREDKGLTGKEQCSGDGSTRDAEDSPGGREPQESRKPQDLPVAMEMTGLAPWQDGVLERLKTAVDAKDYNMYLVHNGRMLIHFGQMPACTPKERDFVYGNLEAQEVKTVYTFKIPVSYCGKRARLGDAMLRCRPSEHKAVDTSDLGVCVEDLPKSDLIKTTLQCALERELKGHVISESRSIDGLFMDLATQTYNFEPEQFSSETVLADVLGTAQPGGLHVELHSECVTRRHNKSSSAFTFTCNKFFRRDEFPLHFKNVHTDIQSCLNGWFQHRCPLAYLGCTFVQNHFRPPGQKAKVIYSQELKTFAIKPEVAPELSEGWKSDPLSGHGRKSLNSLTSLPLEVLQYIAGFLDSISLAQLSQVSVLMRNICATLLQERGMVLLQWKKKRYSHGGTSWKVHSQIWQFSSLFSKIKSWEFNEVTSMSEHLKACPFNIVEHKTEPIRLTSMCQPQEQARESLVSTFRARPRGRHT
- the Fbxo40 gene encoding F-box only protein 40 isoform X1 encodes the protein MGRVRRPPPGQHRHCEGCINRHCHVPVEPSVSCRVISCHLLCGATFHMCKEAEHALLCPLEQVPCLNSEYGCPLSMARHKLAKHLQVCPASVVCCSMEWNRWPNVDSETVLHENIMKEPPNEECLDTALALQDQNILFRSLKMVDLFPETRDAAEEPAMNGDTSWEEIGGAVGGVETRPGPHCCLPAANGPVMELSQEERDALAKTKEGMDLAKFGEWESMFSKEHSASVLTGSSGKREDKGLTGKEQCSGDGSTRDAEDSPGGREPQESRKPQDLPVAMEMTGLAPWQDGVLERLKTAVDAKDYNMYLVHNGRMLIHFGQMPACTPKERDFVYGNLEAQEVKTVYTFKIPVSYCGKRARLGDAMLRCRPSEHKAVDTSDLGVCVEDLPKSDLIKTTLQCALERELKGHVISESRSIDGLFMDLATQTYNFEPEQFSSETVLADVLGTAQPGGLHVELHSECVTRRHNKSSSAFTFTCNKFFRRDEFPLHFKNVHTDIQSCLNGWFQHRCPLAYLGCTFVQNHFRPPGQKAKVIYSQELKTFAIKPEVAPELSEGWKSDPLSGHGRKSLNSLTSLPLEVLQYIAGFLDSISLAQLSQVSVLMRNICATLLQERGMVLLQWKKKRYSHGGTSWKVHSQIWQFSSLFSKIKSWEFNEVTSMSEHLKACPFNIVEHKTEPIRLTSMCQPQEQARESLVSTFRARPRGRHT